One stretch of Gopherus flavomarginatus isolate rGopFla2 chromosome 2, rGopFla2.mat.asm, whole genome shotgun sequence DNA includes these proteins:
- the SNX10 gene encoding sorting nexin-10 isoform X4, whose protein sequence is MTPKHEKQEFVTVLVRDPRMQKEDSWHSYIDYEIFIHTNSMCFTRKTSCVRRRFREFVWLRQRLQKNAVLLQLPELPSKTPFFNMNNPHHVDHRRQGLQEFLEKGHQNTGCDQLVLLSQEVQGCPYLSGASVPQTPSQGSHMAGQTHCCAGMGQLPFSPPLPLPAWPYC, encoded by the exons GAATTTGTAACTGTCCTGGTACGGGACCCTAGGATGCAGAAGGAAGACTCTTGGCATTCGTACATAGACTATGAAATATTCATTCAT ACAAATAGCATGTGCTTTACAAGGAAAACATCTTGTGTTAGACGACGCTTTCGAGAATTTGTATGGCTGCGACAGAGACTTCAGAAGAATGCTGTGCTACT cCAATTACCTGAACTTCCATCTAAAACTCCCTTTTTTAATATGAATAATCCCCATCACGTGGACCATCGTCGACAGGGCCTACAAGAATTTCTTGAGAA AGGGCACCAGAACACAGGCTGTGATCAGTTGGTTTTG ctgtctCAAGAAGTCCAGGGTTGCCCATACCTCAGTGGAGCCTCAGTCCCTCAAACTCCCAGCCAGGGTAGCCACATGGCAGGACAGACGCATTGCTGTGCAGGTATGGGGCagctccccttctctcctccactGCCACTTCCTGCCTGGCCCTACTGCTGA
- the SNX10 gene encoding sorting nexin-10 isoform X2: MTPKHEKQEFVTVLVRDPRMQKEDSWHSYIDYEIFIHTNSMCFTRKTSCVRRRFREFVWLRQRLQKNAVLLQLPELPSKTPFFNMNNPHHVDHRRQGLQEFLEKGHQNTGCDQLVLTQLSPEDIEACVSGQTKYSVADAIHKFASLKRRFPIEDEERKRGKNEADSDSESSSSGLGHSSDDSISHGCKASTIPEES; encoded by the exons GAATTTGTAACTGTCCTGGTACGGGACCCTAGGATGCAGAAGGAAGACTCTTGGCATTCGTACATAGACTATGAAATATTCATTCAT ACAAATAGCATGTGCTTTACAAGGAAAACATCTTGTGTTAGACGACGCTTTCGAGAATTTGTATGGCTGCGACAGAGACTTCAGAAGAATGCTGTGCTACT cCAATTACCTGAACTTCCATCTAAAACTCCCTTTTTTAATATGAATAATCCCCATCACGTGGACCATCGTCGACAGGGCCTACAAGAATTTCTTGAGAA AGGGCACCAGAACACAGGCTGTGATCAGTTGGTTTTG ACTCAGCTAAGTCCAGAAGATATTGAGGCTTGTGTATCTGGACAGACAAAATATTCTGTTGCTGATGCGATTCATAAGTTTGCCTCTTTGAAACGACGTTTTCCTATTGAAGatgaagagagaaaaagagggaaaaatgAGGCAGATTCTGATTCAGAGAG TTCATCCTCCGGGCTTGGACACAGTAGTGATGACAGCATTTCACATGGATGTAAAGCAAGCACAATCCCTGAAGAATCCTGA
- the SNX10 gene encoding sorting nexin-10 isoform X1, which translates to MTPKHEKQEFVTVLVRDPRMQKEDSWHSYIDYEIFIHTNSMCFTRKTSCVRRRFREFVWLRQRLQKNAVLLQLPELPSKTPFFNMNNPHHVDHRRQGLQEFLEKILQNALLLSDSRLHLFLQTQLSPEDIEACVSGQTKYSVADAIHKFASLKRRFPIEDEERKRGKNEADSDSESSSSGLGHSSDDSISHGCKASTIPEES; encoded by the exons GAATTTGTAACTGTCCTGGTACGGGACCCTAGGATGCAGAAGGAAGACTCTTGGCATTCGTACATAGACTATGAAATATTCATTCAT ACAAATAGCATGTGCTTTACAAGGAAAACATCTTGTGTTAGACGACGCTTTCGAGAATTTGTATGGCTGCGACAGAGACTTCAGAAGAATGCTGTGCTACT cCAATTACCTGAACTTCCATCTAAAACTCCCTTTTTTAATATGAATAATCCCCATCACGTGGACCATCGTCGACAGGGCCTACAAGAATTTCTTGAGAA gatcctACAAAATGCATTATTGCTTTCAGACAGTAGACTTCACCTCTTCTTACAGACTCAGCTAAGTCCAGAAGATATTGAGGCTTGTGTATCTGGACAGACAAAATATTCTGTTGCTGATGCGATTCATAAGTTTGCCTCTTTGAAACGACGTTTTCCTATTGAAGatgaagagagaaaaagagggaaaaatgAGGCAGATTCTGATTCAGAGAG TTCATCCTCCGGGCTTGGACACAGTAGTGATGACAGCATTTCACATGGATGTAAAGCAAGCACAATCCCTGAAGAATCCTGA
- the SNX10 gene encoding sorting nexin-10 isoform X3, which translates to MQKEDSWHSYIDYEIFIHTNSMCFTRKTSCVRRRFREFVWLRQRLQKNAVLLQLPELPSKTPFFNMNNPHHVDHRRQGLQEFLEKILQNALLLSDSRLHLFLQTQLSPEDIEACVSGQTKYSVADAIHKFASLKRRFPIEDEERKRGKNEADSDSESSSSGLGHSSDDSISHGCKASTIPEES; encoded by the exons ATGCAGAAGGAAGACTCTTGGCATTCGTACATAGACTATGAAATATTCATTCAT ACAAATAGCATGTGCTTTACAAGGAAAACATCTTGTGTTAGACGACGCTTTCGAGAATTTGTATGGCTGCGACAGAGACTTCAGAAGAATGCTGTGCTACT cCAATTACCTGAACTTCCATCTAAAACTCCCTTTTTTAATATGAATAATCCCCATCACGTGGACCATCGTCGACAGGGCCTACAAGAATTTCTTGAGAA gatcctACAAAATGCATTATTGCTTTCAGACAGTAGACTTCACCTCTTCTTACAGACTCAGCTAAGTCCAGAAGATATTGAGGCTTGTGTATCTGGACAGACAAAATATTCTGTTGCTGATGCGATTCATAAGTTTGCCTCTTTGAAACGACGTTTTCCTATTGAAGatgaagagagaaaaagagggaaaaatgAGGCAGATTCTGATTCAGAGAG TTCATCCTCCGGGCTTGGACACAGTAGTGATGACAGCATTTCACATGGATGTAAAGCAAGCACAATCCCTGAAGAATCCTGA